Proteins from one Telopea speciosissima isolate NSW1024214 ecotype Mountain lineage chromosome 1, Tspe_v1, whole genome shotgun sequence genomic window:
- the LOC122649178 gene encoding putative pectate lyase 2: MSNNIGVGVTHYKVTDPTDDPLNPRVGTLRYGVTKIRSGGGGGGKVWITFQRDMLIKFQKPLIVGSYTTIDGRGVNVQIAHGACFLLNGVSNVIIHNLRFHHCHSQAPGAVMGPGGKILQLQQLDGDAIRLVGSSKIWIDHNTFYECQDGLIDITRGSTDVTVSNNWFRNHDKVMLLGHHDSFVQDKNMRVTVVFNYFGPNCNQRMPRIRHGYAHVVNNLYQGWAQYAIGGSMNPSIRSESNLFIAPKFGNKKVTWREGQGDTGSWNWQSVNDIFENGAHFKQSGNGGPMPHYNREQWFPISDARAVRSLTRTAGILRKI; this comes from the exons ATGAGTAATAACATTGGTGTAGGGGTAACACATTACAAAGTGACAGACCCAACTGATGATCCCTTAAATCCAAGGGTTGGGACATTGAGGTATGGAGTGACAAAAATTAGatcaggaggaggaggaggaggtaaGGTTTGGATTACCTTCCAAAGGGATATGttaatcaaattccaaaagccACTTATTGTTGGTAGTTATACAACCATCGATGGCCGTGGTGTCAATGTTCAAATAGCTCATGGAGCTTGCTTCTTGCTCAATGGAGTAAGCAATGTGATCATCCACAACCTGAGGTTTCACCATTGTCATTCCCAAGCTCCTGGTGCAGTGATGGGTCCTGGAGGTAAAATTTTGCAACTACAACAGCTTGATGGCGATGCAATTCGTCTTGTTGGATCTTCGAAAATATGGATTGATCACAACACCTTTTATGAGTGTCAAGATGGTCTCATTGACATTACAAGAGGCTCTACTGATGTAACTGTCTCAAACAACTGGTTTCGGAACCATGACAAGGTGATGCTTCTGGGTCACCATGATAGTTTTGTTCAGGATAAGAACATGAGGGTAACTGTAGTCTTCAACTATTTTGGTCCCAATTGCAATCAACGCATGCCAAG GATCCGCCATGGGTATGCACATGTGGTGAACAATCTTTACCAAGGTTGGGCACAATATGCCATCGGAGGAAGCAtgaaccccagcattagaagcGAATCCAATCTCTTCATAGCACCAAAATTTGGGAACAAAAAG gtgACATGGAGAGAAGGTCAAGGTGACACCGGGTCATGGAATTGGCAGTCTGTGAATGATATCTTTGAGAATGGAGCTCATTTTAAACAAAGTGGCAATGGTGGACCAATGCCTCACTATAACCGTGAACAGTGGTTTCCAATCTCAGATGCAAGAGCAGTAAGGTCCCTAACAAGAACAGCAGGCATCCTGCGAAAGATTTAG